In the genome of Raphanus sativus cultivar WK10039 chromosome 4, ASM80110v3, whole genome shotgun sequence, one region contains:
- the LOC108852529 gene encoding alanine--glyoxylate aminotransferase 2 homolog 2, mitochondrial, producing MQRFASKRSVQNIPISLWRRCMLSSTSSQTATASSDEFLGRLQPFAYTPPPYTGPSSDAILNKRKEFMISSSISCLYKKPLNIVDGKMQYLFDESGRRYLDAFAGIAVVNCGHCHPDVVKPVIDQIKRLQHPTVLYLNHAIADLSEALASKLPGDLKVVFFTNSGTEANELALMMAKLYTGYQDIVSIRKGYHGNGVGTMGATGQSTWKFNVVQTGTHHALNPDPYRGVFGSDGDKYAKELQDLIQYGTAGNIAGFLFETIQGVGGIVELAPGYLSAAYDVVKKAGGLFIADEVQSGFARTGDFWAFEAHNVVPDIVTMAKGIGNGFPMGAVVTTQEIARVLTGRCYFNTFGGNAVATTAGLAVLNVIEKDNLRENASMVGTYLKGKLNQLKEKHEIIGDVRGRGLMLGVELVSDRKLKTPATAETLHIMDHMKDLGVLVGKGGHFGNVFRITPPLCFTKDDADYLVEAMDYSMSKI from the exons ATGCAGAGATTTGCGTCGAAAAGATCGGTCCAAAACATTCCCATTTCCCTCTGGCGACGATGCATGTTATCGTCGACGTCGTCCCAAACAGCAACGGCGTCTTCCGACGAGTTTTTGGGGAGGCTCCAGCCGTTTGCGTACACCCCTCCGCCGTATACAGGTCCTTCCTCTGATGCCATCCTTAACAAAAGGAAGGAGTTTATGATCAGCTCTTCCATCTCTTGTCTCTACAAAAAACCG TTGAACATAGTGGATGGGAAGATGCAGTATCTGTTCGACGAGAGTGGTCGGAGATACTTAGATGCATTTGCTGGTATCGCAGTTGTGAACTGTGGGCATTGTCACCCTGATGTGGTTAAACCAGTCATCGACCAAATCAAACGACTCCAGCATCCTACCGTTCTTTACCTTAACCATGCCATTGCTGACCTCTCTGAAGCTCTCGCTTCTAAACTCCCCGGTGATCTCAAG GTGGTGTTCTTCACCAACTCAGGGACGGAGGCTAATGAGTTAGCACTCATGATGGCTAAGTTGTATACTGGATATCAAGACATTGTCTCGATTCGTAAAGGGTATCATGGTAATGGGGTTGGAACTATGGGTGCTACTGGTCAAAGCACGTGGAAGTTCAACGTGGTTCAG ACTGGAACTCATCACGCTTTGAACCCTGATCCATATAGAGGCGTGTTTGGTTCTGATGGAGACAAGTATGCAAAAGAGTTACAAGATCTTATCCAATATGGCACGGCTGGAAACATTGCtggttttctttttgaaactataCAG GGAGTTGGAGGGATCGTGGAGCTAGCCCCAGGCTACTTGTCAGCAGCGTACGACGTTGTAAAGAAAGCTGGAGGGTTGTTCATTGCAGATGAAGTGCAGTCAGGTTTCGCTCGTACAGGCGATTTCTGGGCCTTTGAGGCTCACAATGTTGTCCCTGACATAGTAACCATGGCAAAG GGGATTGGGAATGGGTTTCCTATGGGAGCGGTTGTGACAACTCAAGAGATTGCAAGAGTGTTGACGGGTCGATGCTACTTCAACACGTTTGGTGGGAATGCTGTGGCTACTACAGCTGGGCTCGCTGTTCTGAATGTGATTGAGAAAGACAACCTTCGTGAAAATGCATCGATGGTGGGAACTTATCTCAAAGGAAAACTAAATCAGCTGAAAGAGAAACACGAAA TTATTGGGGATGTACGGGGAAGAGGACTGATGCTTGGAGTAGAGCTGGTGAGTGACCGCAAGCTTAAGACTCCTGCAACCGCTGAGACTCTTCACATCATGGATCATATGAAAG ATTTGGGTGTGTTGGTTGGGAAAGGAGGACACTTCGGGAACGTCTTTAGAATCACACCACCTCTCTGCTTCACTAAGGACGATGCAGATTATCTCGTGGAAGCCATGGACTACTCAATGTCCAAGATTTGA
- the LOC108851891 gene encoding probable transcription factor At1g66420: protein MANNLKHPLEDPPSSSTGEKEIESEEEEETIISSEEEDEEETPPRSGSKEDDFGSSESQLTGRKRLSTNVASSNVAKKVYTQQGGKMGTNRLPPCTRLFSEKDEIVLLQGLIDSQGNNNPFEDRRPLYESMKASFSFDVTWAQFKKKIWSLKRKYTRTEMRGGVASFFRNPHEKRCFQLSKAIWGAVESDESERGLSKKQRDLVTPLKGRNNAQEGDMKKKKKSRLVVEKESADWDDESAFFLGMDFLKAKWTKVPPTESKKETQEKMKKLYASELECQKFEEMLKAMKNKCAHAKVELLNEVTSLIMAAD, encoded by the coding sequence ATGGCAAATAACCTCAAGCACCCATTGGAAGATCCACCATCTTCAAGCACCGGTGAGAAAGAAATagagtctgaagaagaagaagaaaccatcatttcttcagaagaagaagacgaagaagaaactCCACCGAGATCTGGTTCCAAGGAGGATGATTTTGGTTCCAGCGAGTCTCAGCTGACAGGGAGGAAGCGTCTCTCAACCAACGTGGCGAGTTCGAATGTCGCCAAGAAAGTTTACACACAACAAGGTGGGAAGATGGGAACTAATAGACTACCACCTTGTACGAGACTGTTTAGTGAGAAAGATGAGATTGTTTTGTTACAAGGTCTTATTGATTCCCAAGGGAATAATAATCCATTCGAAGATAGGCGTCCACTCTACGAATCAATGAAGGCGTCTTTTAGTTTTGATGTTACCTGGGCTCAGTTCAAGAAAAAGATTTGGTCTTTAAAGAGGAAATATACAAGGACTGAGATGAGGGGTGGAGTAGCTTCTTTTTTTCGGAATCCTCATGAAAAAAGGTGTTTTCAGTTATCAAAGGCTATTTGGGGAGCTGTTGAATCTGACGAGAGTGAGAGGGGATTGTCAAAGAAGCAGCGTGACTTGGTCACTCCACTTAAGGGTAGGAATAATGCTCAAGAAGGagatatgaagaagaagaagaagtcccGACTTGTTGTTGAGAAAGAATCTGCTGATTGGGATGATGAAAGTGCTTTCTTTCTTGGTATGGATTTTCTGAAAGCAAAATGGACCAAGGTTCCCCCAACTGAGTCTAAGAAGGAAACCcaagagaagatgaagaagttgTATGCCAGTGAACTTGAATGTCAAAAGTTTGAAGAGATGCTCAAGGCTATGAAAAATAAATGTGCACATGCCAAGGTTGAGCTGCTGAATGAGGTTACCTCTTTGATCATGGCAGCTGATTAG